One part of the Marmota flaviventris isolate mMarFla1 chromosome 4, mMarFla1.hap1, whole genome shotgun sequence genome encodes these proteins:
- the F7 gene encoding coagulation factor VII isoform X1 — protein MASHGLTLLCFLLGLQGSLAAVFVTQEEAHSVLHRQRRANSLLEELRPGSLERECKEEQCSFEEAREIFKSLERTRQFWTSYNDGDQCASNPCQNGGSCEDQLQSYVCFCLPDFEGRNCETNKNAQLICVNENGGCEQYCSDREGDKRSCRCHEGYALQPDGVSCMPTAEYPCGKIPILEKKNASNPQGRIVGGRVCPKGECPWQAVLLLNRALLCGGTLLDPSWVVSAAHCFDKIRSWRNLSVVLGEHDLSEDDGDEQARWVVQVIIPDKYILGKTDHDIALLRLHQPVTLTDHVVPLCLPERAFSENTLASIRFSRVSGWGQLLDRGATALELMAIEVPRLMTQDCLEQSQQRPDSPVVTENMFCAGYLDGSKDACKGDSGGPHATRYRGTWYLTGVVSWGEGCAAAGHVGVYTRVSQYTEWLHRLMDSKPQLGILRRAPFP, from the exons ATGGCTTCCCACGGGCTCACCCTCCTCTGCTTTCTGCTCGGACTTCAGGGATCCCTGGCTGCAG TCTTCGTGACCCAGGAGGAAGCGCACAGTGTCCTCCACAGGCAGCGGCGTGCCAACTCCCTCCTGGAGGAGCTGCGGCCAGGCTCCCTGGAGAGGGAGTGCAAGGAGGAGCAGTGCTCCTTCGAGGAAGCCCGCGAGATTTTCAAGAGCCTGGAGAGGACG AGGCAGTTCTGGACTTCCTACAACG ATGGGGACCAGTGTGCCTCGAATCCATGCCAGAACGGGGGCTCCTGTGAGGACCAGCTCCAGTCCTACGTCTGCTTCTGCCTCCCCGACTTTGAGGGACGCAACTGTGAGACAA ACAAGAACGCCCAACTCATCTGTGTGAACGAGAACGGCGGCTGTGAGCAATACTGCAGCGACCGCGAGGGGGACAAGCGCTCGTGCCGGTGCCACGAGGGGTACGCTCTGCAACCGGACGGAGTGTCCTGCATGCCCACAG CTGAATACCCATGTGGGAAAATacctattttggaaaaaaagaatgcCAGCAACCCCCAAGGCCGAATTGTGGGGGGCAGGGTGTGCCCCAAAGGGGAGTGTCCATGGCAG GCCGTGCTGTTGCTGAACAGGGCGCTGCTCTGTGGGGGCACCCTGCTGGACCCTAGCTGGGTGGTGTCCGCAGCCCACTGCTTTGACAAGATCCGGAGCTGGAGGAACCTGTCCGTGGTGCTGG GCGAGCATGACCTCAGTGAGGACGACGGGGACGAGCAGGCCCGGTGGGTGGTGCAGGTCATCATTCCCGACAAGTACATCCTGGGCAAAACTGACCATGACATCGCACTGCTCCGCCTGCACCAGCCCGTGACCCTCACTGACCACGTGGTGCCCCTCTGTCTGCCGGAGAGGGCCTTCTCCGAGAACACGCTGGCCAGCATCCGCTTCTCGCGGGTCAGCGGCTGGGGCCAGCTGCTGGACCGTGGTGCCACGGCCCTGGAGCTCATGGCCATCGAGGTGCCCAGGCTGATGACCCAGGACTGCCTGGAGCAATCCCAGCAGAGGCCGGACTCCCCCGTGGTCACAGAGAACATGTTCTGTGCCGGCTACCTGGACGGCAGCAAGGACGCCTGCAAGGGGGACAGCGGGGGCCCCCACGCCACACGCTACAGAGGCACGTGGTACCTGACGGGTGTGGTCAGCTGGGGGGAGGGCTGCGCTGCCGCCGGCCATGTCGGGGTGTACACCCGGGTCTCCCAATACACGGAGTGGCTCCACAGGCTCATGGACTCCAAGCCCCAGCTGGGCATCCTGCGGCGAGCCCCATTCCCCTAG
- the F7 gene encoding coagulation factor VII isoform X2 — protein sequence MASHGLTLLCFLLGLQGSLAADGDQCASNPCQNGGSCEDQLQSYVCFCLPDFEGRNCETNKNAQLICVNENGGCEQYCSDREGDKRSCRCHEGYALQPDGVSCMPTAEYPCGKIPILEKKNASNPQGRIVGGRVCPKGECPWQAVLLLNRALLCGGTLLDPSWVVSAAHCFDKIRSWRNLSVVLGEHDLSEDDGDEQARWVVQVIIPDKYILGKTDHDIALLRLHQPVTLTDHVVPLCLPERAFSENTLASIRFSRVSGWGQLLDRGATALELMAIEVPRLMTQDCLEQSQQRPDSPVVTENMFCAGYLDGSKDACKGDSGGPHATRYRGTWYLTGVVSWGEGCAAAGHVGVYTRVSQYTEWLHRLMDSKPQLGILRRAPFP from the exons ATGGCTTCCCACGGGCTCACCCTCCTCTGCTTTCTGCTCGGACTTCAGGGATCCCTGGCTGCAG ATGGGGACCAGTGTGCCTCGAATCCATGCCAGAACGGGGGCTCCTGTGAGGACCAGCTCCAGTCCTACGTCTGCTTCTGCCTCCCCGACTTTGAGGGACGCAACTGTGAGACAA ACAAGAACGCCCAACTCATCTGTGTGAACGAGAACGGCGGCTGTGAGCAATACTGCAGCGACCGCGAGGGGGACAAGCGCTCGTGCCGGTGCCACGAGGGGTACGCTCTGCAACCGGACGGAGTGTCCTGCATGCCCACAG CTGAATACCCATGTGGGAAAATacctattttggaaaaaaagaatgcCAGCAACCCCCAAGGCCGAATTGTGGGGGGCAGGGTGTGCCCCAAAGGGGAGTGTCCATGGCAG GCCGTGCTGTTGCTGAACAGGGCGCTGCTCTGTGGGGGCACCCTGCTGGACCCTAGCTGGGTGGTGTCCGCAGCCCACTGCTTTGACAAGATCCGGAGCTGGAGGAACCTGTCCGTGGTGCTGG GCGAGCATGACCTCAGTGAGGACGACGGGGACGAGCAGGCCCGGTGGGTGGTGCAGGTCATCATTCCCGACAAGTACATCCTGGGCAAAACTGACCATGACATCGCACTGCTCCGCCTGCACCAGCCCGTGACCCTCACTGACCACGTGGTGCCCCTCTGTCTGCCGGAGAGGGCCTTCTCCGAGAACACGCTGGCCAGCATCCGCTTCTCGCGGGTCAGCGGCTGGGGCCAGCTGCTGGACCGTGGTGCCACGGCCCTGGAGCTCATGGCCATCGAGGTGCCCAGGCTGATGACCCAGGACTGCCTGGAGCAATCCCAGCAGAGGCCGGACTCCCCCGTGGTCACAGAGAACATGTTCTGTGCCGGCTACCTGGACGGCAGCAAGGACGCCTGCAAGGGGGACAGCGGGGGCCCCCACGCCACACGCTACAGAGGCACGTGGTACCTGACGGGTGTGGTCAGCTGGGGGGAGGGCTGCGCTGCCGCCGGCCATGTCGGGGTGTACACCCGGGTCTCCCAATACACGGAGTGGCTCCACAGGCTCATGGACTCCAAGCCCCAGCTGGGCATCCTGCGGCGAGCCCCATTCCCCTAG